From the genome of Bremerella sp. JC817:
AAGGTCGACATTCGTTCCAGGAACGACGTCTTCACGCCATGCACGGCAATGTTGCCGGCCCAATGCTTCAACGTGCCATCTTCGATCGTTTCCGCTGCTTGCTCGGCGGGGAGTTCGCTGTACTCGACCAGTTGCAGTTGACCATCAAGTTCAGCCAGGATGCCGAGCTTTTCTTCAGGCAGCTTCTTCGAGACAACCTGCGTCGACATTTCGCTCTCGGCCAGATGATGCAGACCAAGGAATTCTGGTTCGCCCACATCGGCCAGGGGATTGTCGACCTGAAAGTAATAGATCTGTTCGATGCCGCGCTGTTTCATGTCGGACAGGCAGCCGCTCTTTACCAATGCGGCGAGCATGCCGCCGTGTCCGTCCGGGCTGAGGGCCAAGGCGTCTGGCTCGGCCAGCAGAAGCTGCTTGGTTTCCAAGTCGATCGCTGGCATCGTTCCCTGGCAGAAGATGTGCAGGTCTTCCTTGGGCAGGCCGAAGCGGTCGTGCTGCTCGAGAAACTCGATCGTTTCTTCGTGCGTCGCCGGGCTGGTCATCAGGTACAGCGGAATCGGTTTGCCATAACGGCGGCTGCGGGCAACGATCTTTTCCAGGTGAATCTGAAACAGCGTCTTGCCAGAAACGGGACCAATCGGGAACATCCCCTTCGGGTGCTCGAAACCGAGTCGGGATCCTTGACCGCCGGCGACCAGCAGGGCCGCGACTTTGCCTTCGCTGAGAAGTTTCTCCCCCACTTCCCGGGCCTCGGCCAGTTTCGCAGTGTCCTGGTCCTTCAGGCGAACGGCTTTCGGGGGATGAAGCTTGGTGTAGTCGCGCGGCGATTCGGCGTTATCGCCACCACTGGCAAGTTCCGGCAGCTCTTGAAGGTCGACTTGCTGAAGCTGGGAAGCCAGCTTCGCCGCGGTCCCTTCATCGCATACTGCCAGATACTGGGCCATTTCAGTCTGGCCAGCGGCGTTGAGTTGATCGATCAGTTCCTGTTGCGACGCCATGTTGCTCTCCGAGATTCGTTGGGCTTCTATCGCATGTTCGCGAGACATGTTTTAGGGCTGCACGTCATTATTGGAAACGTGCAAAGACTTACAAGGGACGCAGGGCACATCACGCGCCGAAACTGCCCTAAGTGGCCGACATCGCGAAATTCTTCGTGGAAAATTCGTGAAATGCCATATGAAATCAATATGAATGGATGGTAGACGAACGACATGATAGAATCGCGGCCACCTCGTGCCTGGCTCCCTCCTCACCCATTCGCAGGAATTCGATCGTGTCTCAGGTCAATGACGATCCGTTCAAGTCGCCCACGGCATCCCAACAAATGCATCGCCCGCCGGGCGAAGGAAACTCTGGTTTAATTCTGGCGGTCGCCATTATCAACTATGTTTTCGGTGGACTTCAGCTTGCGTGTGGTGCGTGCACGATTATCTTCGGGGCCGGCTTTTCGCAAATGATGATTTCCGTCGCCAATGAAGACCCCAACTTCAATGCCGAAGGCAAAGCGGCGATGGGGTTAATCACCGTCTTTGTGATCGCCTTTGGCGTCGTCACCGCCCTGCTTGGTTTGCCGGTGATCTTGGCGGGCTACGGTGTGCAGTGTCGCCGAGAATGGGGACGCATCTTATCGATCGTTCTGGCGGTGATCGCGGCGTTCTTTGGGGTCGTGAGCCTGGTCGGGATGAGCCCGATCTGTCTGGTATATGGCGGCTACGCGATCTTCACGCTGATCGTTTTGTTGAACTCGGACAACGCTCGTATGTTTCGATAACGACGAGCCTTTCTGATGCCGGCCGGCTGCGGGAAGGGAGGTGGTGCATGAATGACGACGCGGAATCGATTCACGAATCCGAACTTGTTCCGGCCGTGCTGGTCGATGAGCCTAAGCCGCTGAATCTACAGATCCGAGTTCGGCCTGTACTGAAGCGCAAGAGAACGGCGGCGAGCTTTCCGGAAGGGCACATCTTTCTTGGGACCATCATCTGCTATGCGATCGGACTGTTTCAGATCATCGCGTCGGTGCTCATGATCTCGGTGATTCGTCAGATCATTGCGGTCTCGTACCGGCCGGTTGATCCGACCCGCGCCGCCATTGTTCAGGGAACCTACGTCGCGTTATGCGTCTGTGGATTTCTGATGCTGCTGGTAGGCATTGGCCTGCGAGAGCCGGGAGCTGCCTATCCCTTTTGGGGACGTATTCTGGGGCTGGCTCAGGGCGTCGCGGCGTTTGGTTTCGCGTGCTATGTCAGCAATCCGGCACTGCTCGTTCCGGCAGTGCTGGGGATGCTGGTGTTCGCTGCGATTCATCTCGAGCAAAAAGACCTGCGGCGCAAAGCGATGCTGCGGAATCAACCGCGATAGGAAACTGCCGCGTGGCTAGCAGGCTTCACGCATCTTCTTTTCCGCATCGATCGGGCAGAACGCCATGAATTCGAACACGGGAAGGGCTTCGACGGTCGAGGCGTCGCGTAGCTTCAGGTCGAAGCGAACGCCATTGGAAAGAACCTGACCTGGCTTGATCTGAACCTCGGGGCCTTCCAGTTGATGCAGTTCGACATGAGGCACCGCCGGCAGAGGAGGGCAGAAGCCGACATGCAAATAGGCATGGCGTTGCCCAGGCGTGAAGGTTGCCCGAACGAGGCCATGGATCTGTTCCTGGCCGAACTCGACCCCGCGCGTCAGACGTTGGGTGACGTTGAGTGGCAGGTCGAGCGATTCTTCTTCCAAAGCTTCTTCGACGGGCTCGTCCGCTTCCATTGAAGCAACGTGCAGGATCGGGGTTGCTGGTTCTGGCGTTGGTTCCATGCCAGGTTCGATTGCTGCCGGGGCTTCTTCCGCGATGGTTTCTGTTTTCGTTTGCAGCTTCTCGGTTGCTGCTTGGAGCCAAGGCGAGATCTTGTCGCCATAGAGCGTCGAAACAAACAGCGATAGCGTGATGCCCTCTTGGGCGAGCGCGGCGAACCAAAGCAGGAAGGTGGCGTAAGCCGTGATGGGTTGGAAGGTCACCGAGCGAGCCAACAAGATCGCACAGCAAAACGGAGCGACTGCGATGAGGGCATGGAACTTGTCGCCCAGGTCTTTCGGGGCCGCGACCAGCCAGGCGGCGCGGATCGAAGCACACCATGCTGCGGTCAGCAAGGTAATTGCCAGGGCAGGGCCGCTCGATAGAAAGCCCGCCCCTTCGGTCGACAAACGAATGCCACAAGCGACCAGCGAAACGGTGGCTAGCAAGGCGGTACCACCGACTGCCAGCGAAAGGCAAATCCCACGAAGCTCGGGCGAAACGGGCGTGTTGTGGCGTTCCATGCCGAAATTTCCTGCTGCAATGCGCAAAAAAAGGGTTCCTGTCGCGAAGTGTGACAGGAACCCCAAATTCTCGCAATGCGGAATCGGCTACGGATAGTACTAAGCCGAAACGGTGACGCCTGCCAGCTTTGCCAGCTCTTCCGCTTTGTCGGTTGCTTCCCATGGGAATTCATCGCGACCGAAGTGACCACCTGCCGCGGTAGCGCGGAAGATCGGACGACGCAGGTCGAGGTATTCGATGATGCCGCCAGGGCTGAGCGGGAAGGTTTCCTTGACGATCTCGGCAATCTTTTCGTCGTCGACCTTACCGGTACCGAAGGTATCGATATGGACGCTGACCGGATCGGTCACGCCGATGGCGTAAGCCAACTGAACTTCGCAGCGTTCGGCCAGTCCGGCAGCGACGATATTCTTGGCAACGTACCGGCCCATGTAGGCGGCACTGCGGTCGACCTTGGTCGAGTCCTTGCCACTGAAAGCACCACCGCCGTGACGGCCCCAACCGCCGTAGGTGTCGACGATGATCTTACGACCAGTCAGGCCGCAGTCGCCCATGGGGCCACCAACGACGAACTTGCCGGTTGGGTTGATGTGATAGACGATGTCGTCGTCCAGAAATTCTTCTGGCAAGCAAGGCTTAACAACCTTTTCGATGACGAAATCGCGGATCGTGGCGTTGTCGACATCGGCCGAGTGCTGGGTCGAAACAACGACGGTGTGAATACCGACCGGGCGATCGCCATCGAATTCGACGGTGACCTGGCTCTTGCTGTCAGGACGAAGCCAGTTGACTTCGCCGTTCTGGCGTGCTTCGGTCAAGCGATTGAGGATACGGTGCGACAGAGCGACCGGCAGCGGCATCAGTTCCGGAGTGTGGTTACAAGCGTAGCCAAACATCAGGCCCTGGTCGCCAGCGCCAATTTCCTTCCCCTTGGCCGAGTCATCGTTCACACCTTGAGCGATGTCTGGGCTTTGACGGTCCAGGGTCACCATGACGGCACACGTATCAGCATTGAAGCCCATGTCGTCGCTGGTGTAACCGATGTCACGAATGACCTGGCGGATGACGTCCTGATAGTCGATACGAGCCTGGGTGGTGATTTCACCAGCAACAATTGCCACACCGGTGGTGACCATCGTTTCGCAGGCCACGCGGCTGTAAGGGTCTTGAGCGAGCAAAGCGTCCAAGATGCCGTCCGAAATCTGATCGGCCATCTTGTCTGGGTGACCCATGCTGACCGATTCGCTAGTGAACAAATACTTTCCGGAAGCCACCGATAAATTCTCCTGAGATACAGGGCAGCGCTGCTGCGCGGGGAGGAATGGATACGCCAACACTTCGTCTCAGACCATTGGCGAATAGGGCATTATAGGGACAAGAGAAGATAGCGAACAACCGGGTAAATACGCTGAAATCTGCTTACAGGAAAGCAATTTCCCGCGGGTGAGACCAGTTCCTGGTGGGAGGTGTGGTTACAGTCGTTCTGGCGAGGCCAACGACTAAGCTGCCGTGCGAAATTTGACGATCGTCGGACGCTCGAGCAAAGGCATCAAGCCTTGCACGGTTCGCTCGGTTGCGCCTTGTTGCGCGAGGACCACATCGCGGGCCCGGGCCCCTTGGTTGTGACGCCAACCTTCGTCTGTCGCTGCCTTTACGACAAACGATGCCAACGACTGGGCGTCTTCGACCACGGTCAGTGCTTCGGCCGTACGAAGCCGCTCGGCGACATCTTTGAAGTTCCAGGTGTTGGGGCCAACCGCGACGGCCGCTCCGTAGGCCGCCGGCTCGATCATGTTCTGACCGCCTCGATTGCCTAAACTACCACCGACGAACGCAATATCGGCCAAACCCCACCAGGCCGAAAGTTCCCCCACGCTGTCGACCAGCAGGATCGAAGTTTCGTGCGGGGCAGGGGCAGAAAGTTGGCTGCGGCGGGCGAAGGGCTCGCCGCTCGTTTCCAGGAACTGGGCGACTTCATCGAAGCGATGGGGGTGCCGCGGAACCAAAAGCAGCTTCAGGTTAGGGACCTGCTGCCGGGCCGTTTGATAGGCCTGAAGGATTGTCGGCTCTTCGCTATTCTGGGTGCTGCCGGCCAGCCAGACGAGGTCGCAAGGGCCAAGCCCGGCCAGTTCCCGAAACTGATTGGTCTGGGGATTGTTGCGGTCGGGCGTGATGCCATCGAACTTGATCGAGCCGGTGACCTGGACGCGATCGACATCGGCTCCCAGTTCGCAGAACCGCAGGGCATACGATTGATCCTGAGCTCCGATCCAGTCGAGCTGTTTCAGGAGGGGGCGGACGAGCCACGAAAGCTTGCGATAGCCGCGAAGGCTTTTCTCGCTCAGGCGACCATTCACGACGGCGATCTTGGCGCCGTGACGGTTGGCGAATCGAATCAGGTTTGGCCACATCTCAAGTTCGACCAAAAGAACCGCGTCGGGTTGAATTCGACGATACGCTTGGTCTACCGCCCAAGAGAAATCGAGCGGAGCATAGCTGACCGTGTGGTCGGCGTACTTGGTCAAGGCAAGGTCAAAGCCAGCCTTGGTGGTCGTGGTGATATGAAACGTGGTGTCGGCATGTTGCTTCTGAAGCTCCGCGATCAGGGGAGCCAGCAAGTTGACTTCGCCCACGCTGACCGCGTGCAACCAGAGGTGCTGCGGCGAATCTTCAGGACGCGAAGGAACGCGTCCCAGGAACTTCTGAGCGAAGCCTTCGCGATACTTTCCCTTCGTGAACGCTGCCCATAGCAAATACGGAGAAAGGGCGGCAATCAAGGAAAGGTAAGTCAGATTTAGAAGCCAGGTGAGCATGTGGGATCCGTCCCGAAATTGCCACACTTCGCATGGAACCTCGTCCCGTAGTTGGGACGAGGGAAGTTGCCCTGCTGGGCTTACGTTGCCGAGTCCTGCTTCATGCAGCAGGCCTTGTACTTCTTGCCGCTGCCACATGGACATGGATCGTTGCGGCGGATCTTTTCGCCGACGTTACGAATCGGAGCGGTCACTTCGACTTCGCCTTGGGTGTTCGAGATGGCCTGCTCTTGTTCGCGAGCCATGTCCCCCAAGCCAGCGACCGAGTCGTGACGTGCTTCCGATTCTTTCCAGGTCGAGCTGACGAACTCTTCATTCAAGTTTTCAACCTTGAAGACCAGGTCGGTAACACGTTCGCCTACGCTGCGCCACATCTGCTCGAACAGACGCATGCCTTCGCGTTTGAATTCCACCTTCGAGTCGACCTGGGCATAACCGACGAAGCTGACGGCTGAACGAAGATGGTCCATCGCCAGCAAGTGATCCTTCCAGGCGGTGTCGATCAGTTCGAGCAGGACGCTTCGTTCCATGCGGGTCATTTCCGGACGGTATCGCTCGTAAACTTCTCGCAGCAGGCGTGCTTCGAGTTGTTCTTTGTCGAGCTGTTCCAGTTCTTCTTCCGGAATGTCGGCCGAGATGTTCGTCTGGATCCAAGCCTTCAGCGAGCCGAGCTTGCCATTGCCACCGCTGATGACCGACAGTGTCTGGTCTACCTGGTGGTCCTGGTAAAGCTGTTCGACTTTGTCTTCGACAACTCGCATCTTCTCGCGAGCGACGTTCTTGTGCTGCTCGCTGAGCGGGATGAGGAGTTGCTGGATTTCTTCTCGCTGCTTGCTCTTGAATTCTTCGGTGTCGAGTGGCGTCTCGAAGCGACTGCCGGCCCAGTTGAGCAGGCCTTCGCGATCGAGGCGAGCATGACCGCCGCTCTTGTCGCTGAACTTATACATACCCGTCAGAACCGGATAGACCGCTTCTTTGTGGTCGTAAACTTCAATCGCCTTCTGTTGGACTTGCTGGACAACGGCAGAGGTTGCCTTGTCGCGAAGTTGTTCGATGTCGATGTTGAAACCGAACTTGTAGTGGCACCAGTGATTCAGCGTGTTCAGGCCGAAGTCCTTATCCAGGAACTTCTCGCCATCGCTCAGGTCAATCTTGTCGATCGCTTCGTGGGCTTTGGCAACGAGGAACTCGTCGACCTGACCACGGCCGATCTTCTTCAGATCGCGATCGTTGAGGTTCAGCTTCCACATACCATTGGCGAAGCGAGCCATCGCGCCCCAGTTCCATTCCGACTCGTCTTCACTGTCGGGCAGGTTCTCGTCGATCGACGCCATGATATTCGTTTCGGCGGCACGCTGGGCAACATCCTTGGCATACGATTCGGCAGCTGGGAAGTCGAGCCCACGCAGGTCGCGGGTTTGCAGTTCGCAAGCCAATTCGCTACCGGCCCACTTGGCGAACGTTTCGACGCCGAAGTCTTTTTCCATGAACATGCGTACGTGGTAATCGACCTGTTCGCCAACCATGTCCATGATCAGGTCACGGCTGTCGCCACCTTCCAGGATCAATTGGCGGAAGGTGTAAACACGCTTGCGCTGCTCGTCCATCACCTCGTCGTATTCGAGCAGGTTCTTACGAGCCTCGAAGTTTTGTTCTTCGCGTTTCTTCTGGGCACCCTCGATACGACGCATGATCATCTTGCTTTCGATCGCGTCGCCCGGCTGCGGCCGCATGGCGGCTGGCATACGTTGGATGAAGTTCTTCGCCCAGTCGCCGAAGTAGATTCGCATCAGGTCGTCTTCCAGCGAGAGGAAGAACCGCGAGCTACCTGGGTCGCCTTGACGACCACAACGACCGCGAAGCTGAAGGTCGATACGACGCGATTCGTGTCGTTCGGTACCGAGCACGTGCAAGCCGCCCAGTTCCTTGACCTTCTTGCCCATCGCCTTCATCTGTTCTCGCTGTTCAATCTCGTTGACCAGCGCGTCCCATTCTTCTTGCGGGACATCCAGACGGGTTGGGTATTTGTGCTGTAGCTGAGCCCATGCCATCGTTTCTGGGTTACCACCCAGGATAATGTCGGTACCACGACCAGCCATGTTGGTGGCGATGGTAACGGCGCCGATGCGACCGGCCTGGGCCACGATATCCGCTTCGCGCTTGTGTTGCTTGGCATTGAGCAAGTCGTGCTTGATGCCGCGTTTGTCAAGCAGTCGCGAAAGCCGTTCGCTCTTTTCGATGCTGACAGTACCGACCAGGACGGGGCGGCCTTTGTATTGGATTGCTTTGATCTTGCTGCGATCGACGGTGGTCGGCTGCTTCTGACCCTTCGGGTGAATTTTGATCGAAGCGTCGGTTTCTTCCAGGATATCGCCCCACAGTTCGTCGCCGTTCTTGAACATGACGACGTCCCACTTGTTGGTGCGTTCAATCTCGTCGGCAACGGCTTCGTACTTCTCTTGCTCGGTCATGAAGATGACGTCGGTGTACGTGATACGCTGCATGTGCCGATTGGTCGGAATGGCGATCACGTCCAGCTTATAGATCTTCCAGAGCTCGCCCGCTTCGGTCAAAGCGGTACCGGTCATACCAGAGAGCTTGTCGAACAGCTTGAAGAAGTTCTGCAGGGTGATCGTCGCGAGGGTCTGCGTCTCCTCTTTGATCTTCACGCCTTCTTTGGCTTCGACGGCCTGATGCATACCGTCACTCCACTGACGGCCTTCCATCTTACGACCAGTGTGAACGTCGATGATGACGATCTTGCCATCTTCGACCACGTAGTCGACGTCGAGGTTGTACAGGTAATGGGCTCGCAGGGAGTTGTCGATCAGATGCGGCCACTCCATGTTGCCCGAGGTATAGAAGCTCTCGACACCGGCCAGGCGTTCTGCTTCGCGAACACCATCTTCGGTCAGGTTGGTGGTGCGGTCTTTCTCGTTGACGACGAAGTGCAGGTCTTTCTTCAACGTCCGAGCGATGCGATCCGCGTCGCCATATTTGTCTTTGCTGACGTTGGCCGGACCGCTGATGATGAGCGGAGTTCGGGCTTCGTCGATCAGAATGTTGTCGACTTCGTCGATGATGGCGTAATGCAAACGGCCTTGCGACTGTTGGTATTCTTTCGGGAAGCGATCGTCCCCGCGCGCGGCGCCCCGCATGTTGTCGCGGAGATAGTCGAAGCCAAATTCGTTGTTCGTACCGTAGGTGATATCGCAGTTATAGGCTTGCTGGCGGTCGCGAACCGACATGTCGTTCTGGATGGCATTCACGGTCAGGCCCATGCCGCGATAAAGCGGTGCCATCCATTCCATATCGCGGCGAGCGAGATAATCGTTCACCGTCACGACGAAGACGCCTTTACCTTCCAGGGCGTTCAGGTACGCCGGAAGTGTGGCGACAAGCGTCTTACCTTCACCGGTGACCATTTCTGCCACGTTGCCGCGGTGCAGAACGATACCACCAATGAGCTGAACGTCGTAATGCCGCATCCCGAGGAAGCGTTTACCTGCTTCTCGGCAGACAGCGAACGCTTCGACAAGGATGTCGTCGAGCGTTTCGCCCGAGGCGAGACGTTGCTTGAAGAGACGGGTCTGGTCACGAAGCTCTTCTTCCGAGAGGGCTTCGTACTTGGGTTCCAGTTCGTTGATGGCATCAACGAGCCCCTGTATCTTCTTGATATATCGGGCGTTAGAAGATCCGAAGGTCGACGTGATCAACCGTTCGAAGCCGCTAAGAAGACCGCCGAAAAAGAGGCTGATCTTTTCCCAAATCTGTTCCAAAATCTCCATCGCAGAATATCACCTGGGGTGGGGATGAAAAAAGCACTAGCTGAGGCGAAACAAGACCTGATTTGTAGACACCGCCGCAACTGAACCGTGCGCGCAAACCCTTCCCATCTCGTAGATTATAGGGATTGTTGAAGGGGGTCAACCGCGCTTGAAGGCTGGTGCCGGCACAGCTTGCTACCATGATATTCGCTCGAGGATCACTCTCGCTTACCCAGCTAGCGTAGATTTCGTGAAGTTTCGCGCTGGGAAATGATAGCAAACAAGCTGGTAGCCTGGCACCAATCTCGGTTCCTTCTCTCTTAGAAGCATTTTGACACCACGAGGTTACGCCCGCGTTGGGCACGCACCTGCCTGGGGGTTGCGTCGGCTGCTGCCATTTGCGATTCTCAGGCCAGCCAACGTCCACCCGAAAGACCTAGAATGAGCCAGTCTCCTCCTCCGAGTTCACCCAAGAAAGATATCGTCACGCGCGACATTGCTGGACGGCTCCTGTTTCTTGGGACCGGTACTTCGATGGGAGTGCCAGTGGTTGGCTGTGGATGCGATGTCTGCCAGAGCACGAATCCCAAGAACAAACGCCTCCGCTGCAGCGTGATCTTTGGCCTGCCGGGGGGGAACCTGCTGATCGACACGCCGCCAGATCTGCGGACGCAGCTTTTGAACAACGGGATTGGCATCATCCATGCCGTGGCATTTACGCACAGCCACGCCGATCACTTATTCGGCCTCGATGACGTGCGGCTCTTTCAGTTCTATTTAGGGCACGCGGTTCCTATCTATTGCGAACCGAACGTCGACGCCAAGATTCGCAAGGTGTACGACTACGCCTTCAGCAACGGGGTCCAAACCCACATCGGCTCGCGGCCGGCCCTCGATATGCGAGAGATCGGAACCGCTCCATTCGAAGCCCTTGGCAGCGAGATCATTCCGATTCGCCTGCAGCATGGGCCCAAGTTCGAGGTGCTCGGCTTTCGCGTTGGCAACGTTGCCTACTGCACCGACACCAACAAGATCCCGGATGAAAGTTGGGAGAAGTTGCAAGGGCTTGACTACTTGGTACTCGATGCCCTGCGGCCAGATCCGCATCCGACTCACTTCTCGGTCGAAGAGGCGGTGGAAGCGGCGCAGAAGATCGGGGCGAAGCAAACCTACTTTACCCATATCTCTTGCCGACTCGAGCACGAGCGAACCAATCATTGGTTGCCCGAAGGGATGGAACTCGCCTACGACGGACTCGAGATCCCGCTAACTTGATCGTTGCCGCTTTGACGCTTAGCTGCGCGGAATGATCCAGCACGAGTCGTGCTTTTCCATGCCAATGTGCGGGTAATAGCTGGCTGCCTTGGGTGCTGCCAACAGAAGCAAGATGGTGTGCTTGCCGGCTGCTTCATGGGTTCGCGAGATCAACTCTTTGCCGATGCCTTGCTTCTGGAACGCTTCGTCCACCGCCAGATCGGCCAGGTACGTTGCGTGGGCAAAGTCGGACATGCTGCGTGCGATTCCAATTAATCGGCCTTCGCTTCGGGCAGTCACCAGGATGTCGGCATTGGCGACCATCTTGCTCAGCTTCTCACGATCGTCGGCAGGACGACGTTCGGCCAGCGTGGAACGTAGAAGCACATCCAGATACTCGTCGACAGAAAGATCTGGCTCGATGTTGTATTCGATCATGGGGCAATCGCAGGGTGACAAAAGAAAGAACCGCTGGCTAAGACACGCAGGTCCGCCAGCGGTTCATCATAGTTCCGCGGATCGTCTTTCACCAAGGTGGTTAGGCAACCAGTGTTTCCTTGCCTGGCTTGCGACCGAAGAGTCGTGGGATGAACATCGGCACGGTCTGTTGATACTCGCGGTAGTCGTCGCCATGGAACTCGACCAGGTCACGTTCTTCGACGATCGCGGCCAGGCCCATGTAGGCGGTCATGCCGATGGCAAACAACAAATGGCCAGCGGTCATGGTCGGCGTGAACCAGAAGGCTGCCGTCCAAGCCAGGTACAGCGGGTGACGAACGATGCTGTAGAGCAGGGGAGTGCGAAATGGCAGCGGGCTGTATTCGCGTTCTTTCATGTGCAGCCAGGCCTGACGCAGCCCAAACAGATCGAAGTGATTGATCATCAGGCTGACGACCGGGACCATCGTAAATCCGATCAGGTATAACCCCCACAACAACGTCCGCATCGCAGGGTTCTGAACGTCCCAGATCACCATGTCGATCCCTTGCCAGCAGCCCATAACAATCGCCAGCACGACGATCGATGCGAAAACGTAGGTGGCTCGCTCCATCGGGGCTGGGACAATCTTTGTCCACATCTGCTTAAATCCTGGCCGCGCCATGGTCGAATGTTGGCCAGCAAACAGCAAGATCAAGGCAACGTCGACAGCGATCGCGCCGGCCAACGGAAGGCTTGAAGGCGTATCGATGGTCACGGGAACGAGGATGCCTGCGAGAAACGCCATGAAGTACGCGGCAATTGCCAGGAAGCCCAAGTAGCCAAGGATCGCGTAAAGGAAGGTGAATGTTCGTGCCATGATCGGATACCTTTTCGTGTAGTCGAATGAACGAGTGGTTGTTGATTCATCTCGGCGACCAGTGCCAAGACACGGCATTATCGGGGAAGGAGGCGATTCGTCGCGTTTACTTCTGGTACAC
Proteins encoded in this window:
- a CDS encoding UDPGP type 1 family protein, coding for MSREHAIEAQRISESNMASQQELIDQLNAAGQTEMAQYLAVCDEGTAAKLASQLQQVDLQELPELASGGDNAESPRDYTKLHPPKAVRLKDQDTAKLAEAREVGEKLLSEGKVAALLVAGGQGSRLGFEHPKGMFPIGPVSGKTLFQIHLEKIVARSRRYGKPIPLYLMTSPATHEETIEFLEQHDRFGLPKEDLHIFCQGTMPAIDLETKQLLLAEPDALALSPDGHGGMLAALVKSGCLSDMKQRGIEQIYYFQVDNPLADVGEPEFLGLHHLAESEMSTQVVSKKLPEEKLGILAELDGQLQLVEYSELPAEQAAETIEDGTLKHWAGNIAVHGVKTSFLERMSTLAGSLPWHKAIKKVPFVSPAGDVVSPTEPNAIKFERFIFDLLPQAKAPMVVEVDPAQRFAPVKNADGAPSDTPQAAKEALCAVYRGWLTECGVDCPADRQVEISPLAALDAGQLKAKLVAQPELAQANLIEA
- the metK gene encoding methionine adenosyltransferase; translation: MASGKYLFTSESVSMGHPDKMADQISDGILDALLAQDPYSRVACETMVTTGVAIVAGEITTQARIDYQDVIRQVIRDIGYTSDDMGFNADTCAVMVTLDRQSPDIAQGVNDDSAKGKEIGAGDQGLMFGYACNHTPELMPLPVALSHRILNRLTEARQNGEVNWLRPDSKSQVTVEFDGDRPVGIHTVVVSTQHSADVDNATIRDFVIEKVVKPCLPEEFLDDDIVYHINPTGKFVVGGPMGDCGLTGRKIIVDTYGGWGRHGGGAFSGKDSTKVDRSAAYMGRYVAKNIVAAGLAERCEVQLAYAIGVTDPVSVHIDTFGTGKVDDEKIAEIVKETFPLSPGGIIEYLDLRRPIFRATAAGGHFGRDEFPWEATDKAEELAKLAGVTVSA
- a CDS encoding 3-deoxy-D-manno-octulosonic acid transferase; this encodes MLTWLLNLTYLSLIAALSPYLLWAAFTKGKYREGFAQKFLGRVPSRPEDSPQHLWLHAVSVGEVNLLAPLIAELQKQHADTTFHITTTTKAGFDLALTKYADHTVSYAPLDFSWAVDQAYRRIQPDAVLLVELEMWPNLIRFANRHGAKIAVVNGRLSEKSLRGYRKLSWLVRPLLKQLDWIGAQDQSYALRFCELGADVDRVQVTGSIKFDGITPDRNNPQTNQFRELAGLGPCDLVWLAGSTQNSEEPTILQAYQTARQQVPNLKLLLVPRHPHRFDEVAQFLETSGEPFARRSQLSAPAPHETSILLVDSVGELSAWWGLADIAFVGGSLGNRGGQNMIEPAAYGAAVAVGPNTWNFKDVAERLRTAEALTVVEDAQSLASFVVKAATDEGWRHNQGARARDVVLAQQGATERTVQGLMPLLERPTIVKFRTAA
- a CDS encoding SEC-C metal-binding domain-containing protein; protein product: MEILEQIWEKISLFFGGLLSGFERLITSTFGSSNARYIKKIQGLVDAINELEPKYEALSEEELRDQTRLFKQRLASGETLDDILVEAFAVCREAGKRFLGMRHYDVQLIGGIVLHRGNVAEMVTGEGKTLVATLPAYLNALEGKGVFVVTVNDYLARRDMEWMAPLYRGMGLTVNAIQNDMSVRDRQQAYNCDITYGTNNEFGFDYLRDNMRGAARGDDRFPKEYQQSQGRLHYAIIDEVDNILIDEARTPLIISGPANVSKDKYGDADRIARTLKKDLHFVVNEKDRTTNLTEDGVREAERLAGVESFYTSGNMEWPHLIDNSLRAHYLYNLDVDYVVEDGKIVIIDVHTGRKMEGRQWSDGMHQAVEAKEGVKIKEETQTLATITLQNFFKLFDKLSGMTGTALTEAGELWKIYKLDVIAIPTNRHMQRITYTDVIFMTEQEKYEAVADEIERTNKWDVVMFKNGDELWGDILEETDASIKIHPKGQKQPTTVDRSKIKAIQYKGRPVLVGTVSIEKSERLSRLLDKRGIKHDLLNAKQHKREADIVAQAGRIGAVTIATNMAGRGTDIILGGNPETMAWAQLQHKYPTRLDVPQEEWDALVNEIEQREQMKAMGKKVKELGGLHVLGTERHESRRIDLQLRGRCGRQGDPGSSRFFLSLEDDLMRIYFGDWAKNFIQRMPAAMRPQPGDAIESKMIMRRIEGAQKKREEQNFEARKNLLEYDEVMDEQRKRVYTFRQLILEGGDSRDLIMDMVGEQVDYHVRMFMEKDFGVETFAKWAGSELACELQTRDLRGLDFPAAESYAKDVAQRAAETNIMASIDENLPDSEDESEWNWGAMARFANGMWKLNLNDRDLKKIGRGQVDEFLVAKAHEAIDKIDLSDGEKFLDKDFGLNTLNHWCHYKFGFNIDIEQLRDKATSAVVQQVQQKAIEVYDHKEAVYPVLTGMYKFSDKSGGHARLDREGLLNWAGSRFETPLDTEEFKSKQREEIQQLLIPLSEQHKNVAREKMRVVEDKVEQLYQDHQVDQTLSVISGGNGKLGSLKAWIQTNISADIPEEELEQLDKEQLEARLLREVYERYRPEMTRMERSVLLELIDTAWKDHLLAMDHLRSAVSFVGYAQVDSKVEFKREGMRLFEQMWRSVGERVTDLVFKVENLNEEFVSSTWKESEARHDSVAGLGDMAREQEQAISNTQGEVEVTAPIRNVGEKIRRNDPCPCGSGKKYKACCMKQDSAT
- a CDS encoding MBL fold metallo-hydrolase; translation: MSQSPPPSSPKKDIVTRDIAGRLLFLGTGTSMGVPVVGCGCDVCQSTNPKNKRLRCSVIFGLPGGNLLIDTPPDLRTQLLNNGIGIIHAVAFTHSHADHLFGLDDVRLFQFYLGHAVPIYCEPNVDAKIRKVYDYAFSNGVQTHIGSRPALDMREIGTAPFEALGSEIIPIRLQHGPKFEVLGFRVGNVAYCTDTNKIPDESWEKLQGLDYLVLDALRPDPHPTHFSVEEAVEAAQKIGAKQTYFTHISCRLEHERTNHWLPEGMELAYDGLEIPLT
- a CDS encoding GNAT family N-acetyltransferase, producing MIEYNIEPDLSVDEYLDVLLRSTLAERRPADDREKLSKMVANADILVTARSEGRLIGIARSMSDFAHATYLADLAVDEAFQKQGIGKELISRTHEAAGKHTILLLLAAPKAASYYPHIGMEKHDSCWIIPRS